A genomic segment from Aulosira sp. FACHB-615 encodes:
- a CDS encoding sulfate ABC transporter substrate-binding protein, which yields MKFNKHITKQVRTRIVKSWQATRNWGLIFLFLLGIGFSLVMTACTSVNVAKTDSNVANSGGDVNLTFVSYSVTKAAYEQIIPQFIEKWKKEHNQNLKFTESYDGSGSQALNVIDGLEADVVHLSLALDVEKLVQTGFIQPGWEKEAPNNAIVTQSVGAIATREGNPKNIQTWTDLTKAGVKVLTANPKTSGGARWNFLGLWGYVTKTGKDENQALDFTTKVYQNVPVLPKTARNATELFFKQGEGDALLNYENEMILSKQKGEKFSYIVPDVNISIENPIAIVDKNVEQHKNREVAEAFVQYLYTPEVQREFAKIGFRPVNTAIAQEVSSTFPHIKTLFKAEDLGGWNQIQQRFFNEGAIFDKIQAVKSSK from the coding sequence TTGAAGTTCAACAAACACATAACAAAACAAGTTCGCACGCGGATTGTTAAAAGTTGGCAAGCTACAAGAAATTGGGGCTTAATATTCTTATTTTTATTGGGAATCGGTTTTAGTCTGGTGATGACGGCTTGCACTTCAGTCAATGTTGCTAAAACGGATAGTAACGTCGCTAATTCAGGGGGTGATGTTAATCTAACGTTTGTTTCTTACTCAGTCACCAAGGCTGCATACGAACAGATTATTCCGCAATTTATCGAGAAGTGGAAAAAAGAACATAACCAAAATCTCAAATTTACTGAAAGTTATGATGGCTCTGGCTCTCAAGCTTTGAATGTAATTGATGGTTTAGAGGCTGATGTGGTACACCTATCATTGGCTCTAGATGTAGAGAAACTGGTTCAAACAGGTTTTATTCAGCCGGGTTGGGAAAAAGAAGCCCCAAACAATGCAATTGTGACTCAATCTGTAGGTGCGATCGCTACTCGTGAGGGTAATCCTAAAAATATTCAAACATGGACAGATTTGACAAAAGCTGGAGTCAAGGTATTAACAGCTAATCCCAAGACTTCTGGTGGTGCGCGATGGAATTTTTTGGGTTTATGGGGTTATGTCACAAAAACCGGAAAAGATGAAAATCAGGCTTTAGATTTTACTACCAAAGTTTATCAAAATGTGCCTGTGTTACCCAAGACTGCTCGTAACGCCACGGAATTGTTCTTTAAACAAGGTGAAGGAGATGCGTTACTTAACTATGAAAACGAAATGATTTTATCAAAACAAAAAGGCGAAAAGTTTTCATATATTGTCCCTGATGTCAATATCTCTATTGAAAATCCAATTGCTATTGTGGATAAAAATGTTGAGCAACACAAAAATCGAGAAGTTGCAGAAGCATTTGTGCAGTATCTTTACACTCCAGAGGTTCAACGCGAGTTTGCCAAAATCGGATTTCGCCCCGTTAATACTGCGATCGCGCAAGAAGTAAGTAGCACTTTCCCTCACATTAAAACTCTGTTTAAAGCTGAAGATTTAGGTGGTTGGAACCAAATTCAACAGAGGTTTTTTAATGAAGGTGCTATTTTTGACAAAATTCAAGCCGTTAAGTCTTCAAAATAG
- the fosX gene encoding FosX/FosE/FosI family fosfomycin resistance hydrolase, translated as MIQGVSHITFIVKDLERMTNFLTFIFNAQEIYSSGEHSFSIAKEKFFLINDLWIAVMEGEPLPEKSYNHVAFKILEEDYEVYAAKIRSLGVELKEGRSRVEGEGRSLYFYDYDNHLFELHTGTLEQRLEKYRQISKGLRTKIICGDWV; from the coding sequence ATGATTCAGGGAGTTAGCCATATTACCTTTATCGTTAAAGATTTAGAACGAATGACAAATTTTCTCACGTTTATCTTTAATGCTCAAGAAATTTATTCTAGCGGTGAGCATAGTTTTTCAATCGCTAAAGAAAAGTTTTTCTTAATCAATGACTTATGGATTGCCGTTATGGAAGGTGAACCTCTACCAGAAAAATCATATAATCACGTAGCTTTCAAAATACTTGAAGAAGATTACGAAGTGTATGCAGCAAAAATTCGTAGTCTTGGTGTAGAGCTCAAGGAAGGTCGCAGCCGTGTAGAAGGTGAAGGGCGTTCTTTATATTTTTACGACTACGATAATCATTTATTTGAGTTACACACAGGTACTTTAGAGCAGCGATTAGAAAAATATCGCCAAATATCAAAGGGCTTACGCACAAAGATTATCTGTGGAGATTGGGTGTAA
- a CDS encoding class I SAM-dependent methyltransferase, producing MTTVVSFDRVSDIYDATRGFPPGISEQVTDFILNLVSPTPETKFYETGIGTGRIAVPIVKRGYSYTGIDVSEKMLAELHQKLEGVSHKLTTVQGDATALPFEDNSFDVALTVHVFHLISAWKQALAEIRRVLKPGGIYLYSHGQANATQPSEDTNPQRWEFTQRWRAILDGYGHPLPRYGATQEEVLAELEAQGATLETVIAARWPFKQTLGQLLENYENKTQSASWAIPDDIFVPAVRDLREWALLHFGSLDYDLSEERSFKIVVVRNWA from the coding sequence ATGACTACCGTTGTTTCTTTTGACCGAGTTTCTGATATTTATGATGCAACCAGGGGATTTCCACCAGGAATTTCTGAGCAGGTGACAGACTTTATTCTCAACTTAGTTTCACCAACACCAGAAACAAAGTTTTATGAAACTGGTATTGGTACAGGTAGAATTGCTGTACCAATTGTGAAGCGGGGTTATTCATATACAGGTATAGATGTCTCAGAAAAAATGTTGGCGGAACTACACCAAAAACTAGAGGGTGTTTCCCACAAATTAACAACTGTTCAAGGCGATGCTACAGCTTTACCGTTTGAGGATAATTCTTTTGATGTAGCCTTGACGGTTCATGTATTTCATTTAATTTCGGCTTGGAAACAAGCACTAGCAGAAATCCGCCGTGTCTTGAAACCAGGTGGAATTTACCTCTACAGTCATGGACAGGCTAACGCTACTCAACCTAGTGAGGATACTAATCCTCAGAGGTGGGAATTTACTCAACGTTGGCGAGCTATTTTAGATGGCTATGGTCATCCTTTACCTCGTTATGGTGCAACACAAGAAGAAGTGTTAGCAGAATTAGAAGCACAAGGCGCAACTTTAGAAACAGTAATTGCTGCTAGATGGCCATTCAAACAAACACTTGGCCAGTTGTTAGAAAATTACGAAAATAAAACTCAAAGTGCATCTTGGGCAATTCCTGATGATATCTTTGTTCCGGCTGTGCGAGATTTACGCGAGTGGGCTTTATTACACTTTGGTTCTCTAGATTACGATTTATCTGAGGAACGTAGTTTCAAAATTGTTGTAGTGCGTAATTGGGCTTAA
- a CDS encoding Cof-type HAD-IIB family hydrolase: MNTVYVSDLDGTLLGNDALLSSFSKQVLHELLSQGLQFTVASARSVISIQRMLKGLNLRLPIIEFNGAFISDLNSGRHEIIHAIHPDVVESIYKLVIEFGYVPFISSFNGAEDCVYYKDIINDGMGWYINQCLKNQDKRWRTIEDLTYSFRDQVVCLTVIGHAQQLLELQDIISEKHGNSIEIHLFPNQYSPGWYWLTVHDSKATKDQAIQTLVDNYGLGESEIVVFGDQINDIKMFKIADYAMAVANADAKLKLFASSVIGSNTEDSVVKYIHQDWSKKVALNKISR, translated from the coding sequence ATGAACACTGTCTATGTTTCTGATTTAGACGGTACTTTGCTGGGAAATGATGCGCTTCTTTCTTCATTCAGCAAACAAGTCCTGCATGAACTTTTAAGTCAAGGGCTACAATTTACCGTCGCTAGTGCGCGTAGTGTTATTTCTATCCAAAGAATGCTGAAGGGTTTAAATTTGCGTCTTCCAATTATCGAATTTAATGGTGCTTTTATTTCTGATTTAAATTCTGGTAGACACGAAATTATTCATGCTATTCATCCTGATGTAGTGGAGAGTATCTATAAACTAGTTATTGAGTTCGGCTACGTTCCTTTTATCTCAAGTTTTAATGGTGCGGAAGACTGTGTTTATTATAAAGATATTATCAACGATGGCATGGGTTGGTATATTAATCAATGCCTAAAAAACCAAGATAAAAGATGGCGTACTATTGAAGATTTAACTTATTCCTTTCGTGATCAAGTTGTTTGTTTGACGGTGATTGGTCATGCACAACAACTGCTAGAACTTCAAGATATAATTTCTGAAAAACATGGCAATAGTATAGAGATACACTTGTTTCCTAACCAATATTCTCCGGGGTGGTATTGGTTAACAGTTCACGACAGCAAAGCTACTAAAGACCAAGCTATTCAAACTTTGGTCGATAATTATGGCTTAGGAGAAAGTGAGATTGTGGTCTTTGGTGATCAAATTAACGATATTAAAATGTTCAAGATAGCTGATTATGCTATGGCGGTTGCGAATGCAGATGCTAAATTGAAGCTTTTTGCGTCATCAGTCATTGGCTCTAATACAGAAGATAGTGTCGTGAAATATATTCATCAGGATTGGTCAAAGAAAGTTGCTCTCAATAAGATATCGAGGTAA
- the pyrE gene encoding orotate phosphoribosyltransferase, with protein MEVKSELAKQIYAVSHLSGSFQLRSGKISSEYFDKYQFAADPTLIDAIARQMVRLIPRDTEVLAGLELGAISIVTLLSHYSGLPTAFVRKEAKKYGTARLVEGAKISDRKVLIVEDVVTSGGQIVISANQMRQLGAQIDYALCVIDREEGAFDKLLAEDITLLSLLKRHDFSN; from the coding sequence ATGGAAGTTAAAAGCGAACTGGCAAAGCAAATTTATGCAGTTTCCCATCTATCTGGCTCATTTCAACTGCGTTCTGGTAAGATATCAAGCGAATATTTTGATAAATATCAATTCGCGGCAGATCCAACTTTAATTGATGCGATCGCCAGGCAGATGGTTCGCCTCATTCCCAGAGATACTGAAGTATTGGCTGGTCTTGAACTAGGAGCTATTTCGATAGTGACGCTATTATCACACTACTCTGGTTTACCCACAGCTTTCGTCCGTAAAGAGGCAAAAAAATATGGCACTGCGCGTTTAGTTGAAGGTGCTAAAATTAGCGATCGCAAAGTGCTAATTGTAGAAGATGTGGTAACTTCTGGCGGTCAAATTGTCATCTCAGCCAATCAAATGCGTCAACTTGGCGCACAAATTGATTATGCTCTTTGCGTTATCGACAGAGAAGAAGGTGCTTTTGATAAACTCCTAGCTGAAGATATCACATTACTTTCTCTGCTAAAGCGTCATGATTTTTCTAATTAA
- a CDS encoding NAD(P)-dependent oxidoreductase — protein MAIQTVGILSPGDMGQAVGSVLNQHGLRTIAALENRSPRTKQLAAAANIQDVGSLTQLVIESDVVLSVLVPAAAAEVAQQVAQVISNVGKQILYVDANAIAPQKVKSIAQIIASSGATFIDASIIGPPPRVPGRTRIYASGKQAAEFQQLSNYGLDIRVIGDEIGQASGLKMSYAALTKGLTAISTELLIAAHRLGLDEQLWNEVSTSQPELAKILARSIPSMTPKAHRWVGEMEEIAETFKEVGLTDRIFYGAADIYRLVKDTSLGKETPEESDRDRQLKEIITTLSEETATN, from the coding sequence ATGGCAATTCAAACAGTCGGTATTTTAAGTCCGGGTGATATGGGACAGGCGGTAGGATCTGTTCTCAACCAACATGGATTGAGAACTATTGCCGCCCTAGAAAATCGTAGTCCCAGAACAAAGCAATTAGCAGCCGCAGCTAATATCCAAGATGTGGGTTCTCTCACACAGTTGGTAATTGAATCAGATGTCGTGTTATCCGTTTTAGTCCCCGCAGCTGCGGCGGAAGTCGCCCAGCAAGTCGCCCAAGTAATTAGTAACGTGGGGAAACAAATTCTTTATGTTGATGCTAATGCGATCGCACCCCAAAAAGTAAAAAGTATCGCTCAAATCATTGCATCATCAGGCGCGACATTTATTGATGCTTCGATTATTGGCCCACCTCCTAGAGTTCCCGGACGCACTCGCATCTATGCTTCTGGTAAACAAGCCGCAGAATTTCAACAACTAAGTAATTATGGATTAGATATCCGAGTCATTGGTGATGAAATTGGTCAAGCTTCTGGTTTGAAAATGTCTTATGCTGCCCTCACCAAAGGATTAACCGCAATTAGTACAGAATTATTAATTGCTGCCCATCGTTTAGGGTTGGATGAGCAATTATGGAACGAAGTATCTACTAGCCAGCCAGAACTTGCTAAGATACTGGCTCGTTCCATTCCGTCTATGACACCAAAAGCACATCGTTGGGTAGGGGAAATGGAAGAGATTGCAGAAACTTTCAAAGAAGTTGGTTTGACCGATCGCATTTTTTACGGTGCGGCTGATATCTACCGTTTAGTAAAAGATACTTCTTTGGGCAAGGAAACACCAGAAGAATCTGACCGCGATCGCCAATTGAAAGAAATCATCACCACTCTGTCTGAAGAAACAGCAACAAACTAA
- a CDS encoding PhoX family phosphatase, giving the protein MSTLSRRQLLIFFGGSAGAAVLGDKLLTGLSSVAEATTTPLSFTPVRLPHPLPIYQTQPSFLPTGIGQGQVVAASSSPNLTSYNVVDDVIVPPEYERYIIVSWGDRVFPNSDDYVGYNCDYTGFIPLGRTLDEGYLWVNHEYVSFPFSGFAPEAPADVQALTTSFPTVIGRSLPTTRNIEVEGEFLYNLGGSIIRVSRRNSARRYTVVRGDSRNRRIHGLSGLGINRERTDSYNTVTSWGSLSHQQGDQNYLIGTGPAATQVFPLSADGLGNRIIGTAYNCSGGTTPWGTILTAEENFQGGSAFFVGVTEAVQPNGTQTGYINGTTGQTFGLVGEKYGWMVEIDPANPNFRPRKHSWLGRFRHENIAIRAEARKRLVAYMGDDRRGGHTWKFVSTNVVTSPTSKANSDLWERGTLYVARYNPDGTGEWIPLLLDTPTNPISPSVLSSVEFAALGTAQTNGRLPLPRRNGVAGQTVDGGAFNCDRTNEATALPNYQNRTLRDFYTSQGAVLCDAFLAANLAGGTPTARPEDLEVHPVTREVFIAYTDGAPGGDGYPDSRIFQVAKLSTAVDATQQSGGLYKIIEDSADGTGLTFRWQRFAQGGEAGSDDGAGFANVDNLVFDNQANVWGVTDMSTSTHNGFNVGAAGNPTTINHTSTGNISSFTGVFGNNWLFFIPTSGNNAGKVMPFAYGPVRCEMTGPTFVGDTLIISVQHPGEDCPINDGTVLSRSIEMLALDGTLFNQTRTVPRGSSWPSNIQGQPQGVPRPSVIGIQRRNPINGRFV; this is encoded by the coding sequence ATGTCTACATTAAGTCGAAGACAACTTCTTATATTTTTTGGTGGCAGTGCGGGGGCTGCTGTATTGGGAGACAAACTTTTAACAGGTTTGTCCAGTGTCGCCGAGGCAACAACAACTCCACTAAGCTTTACACCAGTCCGATTACCCCATCCTTTACCGATTTATCAAACTCAGCCTAGTTTTTTACCAACAGGAATTGGACAAGGGCAAGTAGTTGCAGCTTCTAGCAGTCCCAATTTAACTAGCTACAATGTTGTTGATGATGTGATTGTACCGCCAGAATATGAGCGTTACATCATCGTTAGTTGGGGCGATCGCGTATTTCCCAACTCTGATGATTATGTCGGCTACAACTGCGATTACACTGGTTTCATTCCTCTAGGCAGAACCTTAGATGAAGGCTATTTATGGGTTAACCATGAGTATGTGAGTTTTCCCTTTTCTGGTTTTGCACCCGAAGCTCCGGCTGATGTCCAAGCACTCACCACAAGCTTTCCTACAGTCATCGGTCGCTCTTTACCGACAACCAGAAACATCGAAGTAGAAGGAGAATTTTTATATAACTTAGGTGGTTCAATTATTCGTGTTTCTCGCCGCAACAGTGCTAGACGTTACACCGTAGTTCGCGGAGATAGCCGAAATCGCCGGATTCATGGTTTATCGGGTTTGGGAATTAACCGCGAAAGAACTGATAGCTACAACACTGTCACAAGTTGGGGCAGTCTCAGCCACCAGCAAGGCGACCAAAATTATTTAATTGGTACTGGCCCGGCTGCAACCCAAGTTTTCCCCCTGAGTGCTGATGGCTTAGGTAACAGAATTATCGGCACTGCTTACAACTGTTCTGGTGGAACAACACCTTGGGGAACCATCTTAACAGCAGAAGAAAACTTCCAAGGTGGTTCAGCCTTTTTTGTGGGTGTCACAGAAGCAGTTCAACCTAATGGAACTCAAACAGGCTACATCAATGGGACAACTGGCCAGACCTTTGGTTTAGTTGGTGAAAAATATGGTTGGATGGTAGAAATTGACCCAGCTAATCCGAATTTCCGTCCTCGCAAACACTCATGGTTAGGTCGTTTCCGCCATGAAAATATTGCTATACGTGCGGAAGCTCGTAAGAGATTAGTCGCCTATATGGGTGATGATAGACGTGGTGGACATACATGGAAATTTGTGAGTACAAATGTTGTCACTTCGCCAACTAGTAAAGCCAATAGCGATTTGTGGGAACGAGGGACTTTATATGTAGCTCGTTACAATCCAGATGGTACTGGTGAATGGATACCTTTATTATTAGATACCCCCACCAATCCAATTTCTCCTTCAGTACTGTCTTCTGTAGAATTTGCCGCTTTGGGTACAGCACAAACCAATGGTCGTTTACCACTACCTAGACGTAATGGTGTGGCTGGACAGACTGTTGATGGTGGAGCATTTAATTGCGATCGCACTAACGAAGCCACGGCGTTACCAAATTATCAAAATAGAACACTCCGAGATTTCTACACTAGCCAAGGTGCAGTTCTCTGTGATGCTTTCCTCGCAGCTAATTTAGCTGGGGGAACTCCGACTGCTCGCCCCGAAGATTTAGAAGTGCATCCCGTTACCAGAGAAGTGTTCATTGCTTATACCGATGGTGCGCCCGGTGGCGATGGTTATCCTGATTCTCGGATTTTCCAAGTAGCCAAGTTAAGTACTGCTGTTGATGCGACTCAACAATCAGGCGGACTGTACAAAATTATTGAAGATAGTGCCGATGGCACAGGACTCACCTTTAGATGGCAAAGATTTGCTCAAGGTGGTGAAGCTGGATCAGATGATGGTGCTGGTTTTGCCAATGTCGATAACTTGGTATTTGACAATCAAGCCAATGTTTGGGGTGTAACGGATATGTCCACCAGCACTCACAATGGTTTCAATGTGGGTGCAGCTGGTAATCCAACAACTATCAATCACACAAGCACTGGTAATATCTCCAGCTTTACAGGCGTTTTTGGTAATAACTGGCTGTTCTTTATCCCTACCAGTGGCAACAATGCTGGAAAAGTTATGCCTTTTGCTTATGGGCCTGTGCGTTGTGAGATGACAGGGCCGACCTTTGTGGGCGATACACTGATTATTTCCGTCCAGCATCCTGGTGAAGATTGTCCAATTAATGATGGTACAGTTCTCAGCCGTTCAATAGAAATGTTGGCTTTGGATGGTACGCTGTTCAATCAGACTCGTACTGTTCCCCGTGGTAGCAGTTGGCCTAGCAATATTCAAGGTCAACCCCAAGGCGTTCCTCGTCCATCGGTAATTGGGATTCAACGCCGCAACCCAATTAATGGCAGATTTGTCTAG
- a CDS encoding PEP-CTERM sorting domain-containing protein (PEP-CTERM proteins occur, often in large numbers, in the proteomes of bacteria that also encode an exosortase, a predicted intramembrane cysteine proteinase. The presence of a PEP-CTERM domain at a protein's C-terminus predicts cleavage within the sorting domain, followed by covalent anchoring to some some component of the (usually Gram-negative) cell surface. Many PEP-CTERM proteins exhibit an unusual sequence composition that includes large numbers of potential glycosylation sites. Expression of one such protein has been shown restore the ability of a bacterium to form floc, a type of biofilm.) — protein MKSTQYLGVASLAIALSLATVEVKPTQAAVFNYNFTTNVTSGANPGQYFGSLRYDDTNLTGVGAENLDVSNGLLSVVFDYLGTRYTAADDFDFPAGIAPVVSFNNGNFVGLSYLVEDQFFIGDANNPSTGGNRFYSIVSADLTSATETGTVTFTRVPEPLALVGTAIATATGLWVNRKKKASVAQ, from the coding sequence ATGAAATCAACCCAATACTTAGGCGTTGCTAGTTTGGCGATCGCCTTATCTTTAGCGACTGTAGAAGTTAAGCCAACACAGGCGGCGGTATTTAATTACAATTTCACTACAAATGTGACCTCTGGTGCTAACCCTGGTCAATATTTTGGTTCTTTGAGATATGACGACACCAACTTAACTGGTGTGGGTGCAGAAAATTTAGATGTCAGCAATGGATTATTATCTGTTGTGTTTGATTATCTTGGTACTCGTTATACAGCAGCTGATGATTTTGATTTTCCTGCTGGAATTGCCCCTGTAGTTAGCTTTAATAATGGTAATTTTGTCGGACTCAGCTACCTAGTAGAAGATCAGTTTTTCATTGGTGATGCTAATAATCCCTCAACTGGCGGCAATCGCTTTTATAGTATTGTCAGTGCTGACTTGACATCGGCGACAGAAACAGGCACAGTTACCTTCACCAGAGTTCCTGAGCCCTTGGCGCTTGTGGGAACAGCGATCGCTACAGCTACCGGATTATGGGTAAATCGTAAGAAAAAAGCATCAGTAGCACAATAA
- a CDS encoding hybrid sensor histidine kinase/response regulator — MAKSRQSSFRRILVTRILLLFVPVLLLGELVALNKARSSLLKTARQNLTESAVFKGKKIADEIASLKTSLLIASKASVLQTGSEAEVQDFISQIIQELPTYVECLQLADLEDGNIIASSCGDKPIREPKLPFVADSRFEINPVLPPKAGKTGQRDTENQLQMVLSAPVYNQTKQLKYVLSIQSSLYKHTKNLPGSLTGSTLVIADDGTILAHPIPERINSNIQEYPDANSLQSIIQNAITGQSNSVNLSFQEGKELVAGYSVISNPIAKQPPQWIILAVTSVDNALFGLEEIKLILIVLTVGLIGATLLASLYLAPYLAGPVEELRDYVLNIHSHHAAQTVPQNFKIREFNQLAQAIDQMFDRLKAWAEELESAWKEAKTANQIKSQFLATTSHELRNPLNIIINCVRLVREDMCDNRDEEMEFLKRADETAIHLLGIINDLLDISKIEAGKLSVVSVPMDLRQTLLEVINIQSVNVQQKGLQLKTTLGDEPIPVKADAAKLRQVLINIIGNATKFTDEGSIAIAAIIEHSNSHSQVVVSVTDTGLGIEPSQQHKLFRPFVRIDGGSTRKFDGTGLGLAISRNLIELMGGSISLESPGLNQGTTVKITLPIIDSENGENFNPTSEEAEIPEVDSFEETQTAQSQLDNYQLPLVENLFKS; from the coding sequence ATGGCTAAGTCCCGTCAATCGTCGTTTAGACGTATTTTAGTAACAAGAATTTTGCTGCTGTTTGTCCCAGTGTTATTGCTGGGAGAACTTGTGGCTTTAAATAAAGCACGTTCTAGCTTGCTAAAAACTGCACGCCAAAATCTGACCGAAAGCGCAGTTTTCAAAGGAAAGAAAATAGCTGATGAGATTGCTAGTCTCAAAACGAGCTTATTAATAGCTAGTAAAGCATCTGTATTGCAAACTGGTTCAGAGGCTGAAGTCCAAGACTTCATCAGTCAGATAATTCAAGAATTACCGACCTACGTTGAATGTTTACAATTAGCTGATTTAGAAGACGGCAATATCATTGCTAGTAGTTGTGGTGACAAACCCATCAGAGAACCGAAACTACCCTTTGTAGCTGACAGTCGATTTGAAATCAATCCAGTACTACCCCCCAAAGCCGGGAAAACTGGTCAAAGAGACACAGAAAATCAGCTGCAAATGGTTCTTTCTGCCCCGGTTTACAATCAAACTAAGCAGCTAAAGTATGTCTTGAGTATCCAGTCATCGCTATACAAGCACACCAAAAATCTCCCAGGCTCACTCACAGGTTCGACATTGGTAATTGCTGACGATGGCACAATCTTGGCACACCCAATACCAGAAAGAATTAACAGCAATATCCAAGAATACCCTGATGCCAATAGTTTGCAAAGCATTATTCAAAATGCAATAACAGGTCAGAGCAACTCTGTCAACTTATCGTTTCAAGAAGGCAAAGAATTAGTTGCTGGCTATAGTGTAATTAGTAATCCGATCGCCAAACAGCCGCCACAATGGATTATTTTAGCTGTTACCAGTGTAGATAATGCCCTGTTTGGTTTAGAAGAAATTAAACTGATTTTGATAGTGCTAACAGTGGGTTTGATTGGTGCAACTTTGTTAGCATCTTTATACTTGGCTCCTTATTTAGCCGGGCCTGTAGAAGAATTGCGGGATTATGTGCTGAACATTCACAGTCATCATGCAGCCCAAACAGTACCACAGAATTTTAAAATTCGGGAGTTTAATCAACTAGCACAAGCAATTGACCAAATGTTTGACAGGCTGAAAGCTTGGGCGGAAGAATTAGAAAGTGCTTGGAAAGAAGCTAAAACAGCCAACCAAATTAAAAGTCAGTTTTTGGCGACAACTTCTCATGAGTTGCGTAACCCCTTGAATATCATTATTAATTGTGTCCGCCTCGTGCGAGAAGATATGTGCGATAACCGCGATGAGGAAATGGAGTTTCTTAAACGCGCTGATGAAACCGCCATTCACTTGCTAGGAATTATTAACGATTTACTCGATATTTCTAAAATTGAAGCCGGGAAACTTTCTGTGGTTTCTGTCCCAATGGATTTGCGACAAACACTGTTGGAAGTGATTAATATCCAATCAGTGAATGTGCAGCAAAAAGGCTTACAGTTAAAAACAACTTTAGGTGATGAGCCAATTCCAGTCAAGGCAGATGCGGCCAAACTGCGCCAAGTATTAATTAATATTATTGGTAATGCTACTAAGTTTACAGATGAAGGCAGTATTGCGATCGCTGCCATTATTGAACATAGTAATAGCCATTCTCAAGTTGTTGTTTCTGTTACCGATACAGGTTTAGGAATTGAACCATCCCAACAACACAAGTTATTTCGTCCCTTTGTACGGATAGATGGTGGCTCAACACGTAAGTTTGATGGTACCGGATTAGGACTGGCAATTTCTCGCAACTTAATTGAATTGATGGGTGGTAGCATTTCTCTAGAAAGCCCAGGTCTCAATCAGGGAACCACGGTTAAAATTACCTTGCCAATTATAGATAGTGAGAATGGGGAAAATTTTAATCCTACCTCTGAAGAAGCGGAAATCCCAGAGGTAGATTCTTTTGAAGAAACTCAAACCGCACAATCTCAGTTAGATAACTATCAACTACCGTTAGTAGAAAATCTCTTCAAAAGTTGA
- a CDS encoding RibD family protein, translating to MTQHRPHTAVVLAMSADGKIADFRRSPARFGSGADKAHLEAQIAASDAVLFGAGTLRAYGTTLTVSHPTLLQHRIKAGKTPQPVHIVITQSADFNPEIKFFNQPIPRWLLTTRVGATIWQKRPEFFEQIFVFETSTGKIDTAGFLQHLASIDITRLAVLGGGQLVASMVHSDLIDEFWLTVCPLILGGTTAPTPVEGQGFLANLAPRLKLLEVKQVEQEVFLHYQVQRTLD from the coding sequence ATGACGCAACATCGTCCTCATACCGCAGTAGTTTTGGCAATGAGTGCAGATGGCAAAATAGCAGATTTTAGGCGATCGCCTGCTCGATTTGGCTCTGGGGCAGATAAAGCACACCTAGAAGCTCAAATCGCTGCCTCTGATGCCGTTCTTTTCGGTGCTGGTACGCTCCGTGCTTACGGTACGACACTAACCGTATCACATCCAACACTGCTGCAACATCGAATCAAAGCGGGGAAGACCCCCCAGCCGGTTCATATAGTGATTACACAGTCTGCGGATTTTAATCCGGAAATCAAGTTTTTTAACCAGCCTATCCCACGTTGGTTATTGACAACAAGAGTGGGAGCAACGATTTGGCAAAAACGCCCAGAATTTTTTGAACAGATTTTTGTTTTTGAAACCTCAACTGGAAAAATTGACACTGCTGGCTTTTTACAGCATTTGGCATCTATAGATATAACACGCCTAGCGGTCTTAGGTGGTGGCCAATTAGTAGCTTCTATGGTTCACTCAGATTTAATAGATGAATTTTGGCTGACTGTTTGCCCGTTGATTTTAGGTGGAACCACAGCACCCACACCAGTAGAAGGACAGGGATTTTTAGCGAATTTGGCTCCTCGGCTCAAACTTTTGGAAGTTAAACAAGTTGAGCAAGAAGTCTTTTTACACTATCAAGTGCAACGGACATTAGACTAA